One genomic segment of Methanothermococcus okinawensis IH1 includes these proteins:
- the comB gene encoding 2-phosphosulfolactate phosphatase, producing MNINISHNFYGAPITTSSQDNLMQNLVYDFRNFCVIVVDVLRASTTITTLLEICNEIYITDSIEDIEFNHNSNNSNINNNSNNNSNNFVKIGERNGKKIEDFDFGNSPFEIRLNKDYIISQINNGKDILLTTTNGTRILKSILSDNILMGSITNAKYVAEVAYNMAKENKKDILIIPCHRKGTFAIEDYVGAGIITKYILKHLNETKPYYNEELIPVLNLVKSDWKSLIFNGSSANNLKNLGYSKDLIFCTSENIQKTVGIYKSGKIVKY from the coding sequence GTGAATATAAATATATCTCATAACTTTTATGGAGCTCCTATAACTACTTCATCACAGGATAATCTAATGCAAAATTTAGTCTATGATTTTAGAAACTTCTGTGTAATTGTTGTGGATGTTCTTAGAGCTTCTACAACGATTACAACTTTGCTGGAAATTTGCAATGAAATATATATAACCGATAGTATTGAAGATATTGAATTTAACCATAATAGTAATAATAGCAATATTAATAATAACAGTAATAACAACAGTAATAATTTTGTTAAGATAGGGGAAAGAAATGGGAAGAAAATTGAAGATTTCGATTTTGGAAATTCTCCATTTGAAATAAGATTGAATAAAGATTATATAATATCTCAAATAAACAATGGAAAAGATATTTTATTGACAACTACAAATGGAACAAGGATTTTGAAAAGTATTTTATCAGATAATATATTGATGGGTTCCATAACAAATGCAAAATATGTTGCAGAAGTTGCCTACAATATGGCAAAAGAAAATAAAAAGGATATATTAATAATACCATGCCATAGAAAAGGTACTTTTGCTATTGAAGATTATGTGGGTGCTGGAATTATTACAAAATATATTTTAAAACATTTAAATGAAACAAAACCCTATTATAATGAAGAGCTCATCCCTGTTTTAAATTTGGTTAAGTCAGATTGGAAATCCTTGATCTTCAATGGGAGCTCCGCAAATAATTTGAAAAATTTAGGATATTCAAAAGATTTGATATTCTGCACATCCGAAAATATCCAAAAAACCGTTGGAATATATAAGAGTGGTAAAATAGTCAAATATTAA
- a CDS encoding DUF116 domain-containing protein, protein MVFDGLAIFNGIFELLGVIFLIFIALGILILLTAIILSYFLVKKDRLIFPKLFLYIMDNFYSILLKIFLLVGTEDTFYKIGLDFYNKYYYDKFKKAKNKVLILPHCLRDLKCPAKLGADGIQCVFCGKCPLGDIIKTAKENNYDVYVVPGSTFLKRILKEKRPDGVFGVACYSDAFHGMNYLSRKSIATQSQPLLKDGCINTSVDVEELLRRLKDNNKKK, encoded by the coding sequence ATGGTATTTGATGGATTGGCAATATTCAATGGTATTTTTGAATTATTAGGTGTTATTTTTTTAATATTTATTGCATTAGGTATATTAATATTATTAACTGCCATAATTTTAAGCTATTTTCTTGTAAAAAAAGATAGGTTAATATTTCCAAAATTGTTTTTATATATTATGGATAATTTCTATTCCATACTTTTAAAAATATTCCTTTTGGTTGGAACAGAGGATACATTTTATAAAATTGGATTGGATTTTTACAATAAATATTATTACGATAAATTTAAAAAAGCAAAAAATAAGGTTTTAATTTTACCGCATTGTTTAAGGGATTTAAAATGTCCTGCAAAGTTAGGAGCTGATGGAATTCAGTGCGTGTTTTGTGGTAAATGTCCCCTAGGCGATATAATAAAAACTGCAAAAGAAAACAACTACGATGTATATGTAGTTCCAGGCTCAACATTCTTAAAAAGAATATTGAAGGAAAAAAGACCCGATGGAGTGTTTGGAGTAGCCTGTTATAGCGATGCATTTCACGGTATGAACTACCTTTCAAGAAAGAGCATTGCCACACAAAGTCAGCCATTATTAAAGGATGGATGTATAAATACATCTGTTGATGTTGAGGAGTTATTGAGACGATTAAAGGACAATAATAAGAAAAAGTAG
- a CDS encoding TRC40/GET3/ArsA family transport-energizing ATPase, whose amino-acid sequence MLSKIKNTLKGITKQKLEQDNGTKYIMFGGKGGVGKTTMSAATGVYCAEQGLKTVVVSTDPAHSLRDSFEQEFGHEPTKVNGIENLYVVEIDPQKAMEEYKEKLKGQIDENPMLGGMMEEQLEMASLSPGTDESAAFDVFLKYMDNNEFDVVIFDTAPTGHTLRFLGLPELMDKYMSKMIKFKKQMSGMMKMMKKIMPFGGKDKDIDYDKALEEMEVMKEKITKARKILANPEKTSFRIVVIPEEMSILESERAMKALEKYKIPVDAVIVNQVIPADVECDFCRARRKLQQKRLELIKEKFGDKVIAQVPLLRTEAKGLEVLKQISKILYGDKKEEDKNIKIEKDENSKKEEMTVNN is encoded by the coding sequence ATGCTATCAAAGATAAAAAACACATTAAAAGGCATAACAAAACAGAAATTAGAACAGGACAATGGAACAAAATATATTATGTTTGGTGGAAAAGGTGGTGTAGGTAAAACTACCATGAGTGCAGCGACAGGTGTATATTGTGCAGAACAGGGTTTAAAAACTGTTGTGGTTTCAACTGACCCGGCACATTCTTTAAGAGATAGCTTTGAACAGGAATTCGGACATGAGCCTACAAAGGTTAATGGTATTGAAAATTTATATGTTGTAGAAATTGACCCTCAAAAAGCTATGGAAGAATATAAGGAAAAATTAAAAGGTCAAATTGATGAAAACCCTATGCTCGGGGGAATGATGGAAGAACAGTTGGAAATGGCATCTTTATCTCCTGGAACTGATGAAAGTGCAGCATTCGATGTATTTTTAAAATATATGGATAACAACGAATTTGATGTTGTTATATTTGATACCGCTCCAACAGGTCACACCCTAAGATTTTTGGGACTTCCTGAGCTCATGGACAAATACATGTCAAAAATGATTAAGTTCAAAAAGCAGATGAGCGGAATGATGAAGATGATGAAGAAGATAATGCCGTTTGGTGGCAAAGACAAGGATATAGATTACGATAAGGCATTGGAAGAAATGGAAGTTATGAAAGAGAAAATAACAAAGGCAAGAAAAATATTGGCAAATCCAGAAAAAACATCATTTAGAATTGTAGTTATTCCAGAAGAAATGAGTATTTTAGAAAGTGAAAGAGCTATGAAGGCACTTGAAAAATATAAAATTCCAGTAGATGCCGTAATAGTAAATCAAGTTATACCAGCAGATGTTGAATGTGATTTTTGTAGGGCTAGAAGGAAGCTTCAACAGAAAAGATTAGAACTTATTAAAGAGAAATTTGGAGATAAGGTTATTGCACAAGTTCCATTATTAAGAACAGAAGCCAAAGGTCTTGAAGTGTTAAAACAAATATCAAAAATACTTTATGGCGATAAAAAAGAAGAAGATAAAAATATAAAAATAGAAAAAGATGAAAATAGTAAAAAAGAAGAAATGACAGTAAATAATTAA
- a CDS encoding arsenic resistance protein, producing the protein MAKGKVQLTLVGVIYTFFLSLLIIPLGSKLILEQVVKVPIMLLLKSLVIYIITPLVIGQLTKYVVLKYKGVQTLEKLKTPLEALSLAGVFIMVSIIFGINGIVITKEPQIILYGMAIMNIYVLLRWGLVYIVGKFLKFPLEQNIALTYSSTYNMTISTAIGIATFGPMAAVGTVIGGPFALIFHMILLVKFFEYIRKHG; encoded by the coding sequence ATGGCTAAAGGAAAAGTACAGTTAACTCTTGTTGGAGTAATTTATACATTCTTTCTGTCACTACTCATTATACCTCTTGGTTCAAAACTAATTCTTGAACAAGTTGTTAAAGTACCAATAATGTTATTATTAAAATCGCTAGTAATATATATTATAACTCCTTTGGTAATAGGTCAGCTCACTAAGTACGTTGTTTTAAAATACAAAGGCGTGCAAACATTAGAAAAGTTAAAAACTCCTCTTGAGGCTCTTAGTCTTGCTGGAGTTTTTATTATGGTAAGTATTATTTTTGGAATTAATGGAATAGTAATTACAAAAGAGCCACAAATTATATTGTATGGAATGGCAATAATGAACATTTACGTTTTGCTAAGGTGGGGTTTGGTTTATATTGTAGGAAAGTTTCTCAAATTTCCCCTGGAACAAAATATAGCTTTAACCTATTCATCTACTTACAATATGACTATTTCAACTGCCATAGGTATTGCTACTTTTGGACCTATGGCTGCAGTTGGGACTGTTATTGGGGGACCTTTTGCATTGATATTTCATATGATACTTCTTGTAAAATTTTTTGAATATATAAGAAAACATGGGTGA